A genome region from Labilibaculum antarcticum includes the following:
- a CDS encoding glycoside hydrolase family 97 protein: MNKRILGLFCFCLLISTVFAKDYKLQSPNKKISINLSTDSKLSFSVFHNQTQLIAPTTISMELGNGIILGGNPQVIKDIDKSVNRELRPVVREKNEIIVENYNEIKLSFKQNFNLTFRAYDNGIAYRFETKFPNEIKIKKETGEFNFPDNKLVYWPREKSFHSNNQVYYDFTSLGELSSKDLGSLPVLMTSEDAPSILIGETDLEDYPGMWFHGAEGNALVSTFPAYPDKTEQVEDRDVFVRTRKNYIAKTEGTRTFPWRYVAIAENDGDLITNQLSWLLADTCVIEDPSWIKPGKIAWDWWNANNIYGVDFRAGVNTETYKYYIDFAADYGLEYIIMDEGWYELGDLLKIVPEIDMDELTSYAKEKGVGIILWVVWKTLDDQLEVALDKFQDWGIKGIKVDFMDKDDQWMVNYYHKIARESAKRELLVDFHGSYKPSGIRRKYPNVLTREGVNGGEQYKWSMNQTPEHNLTTPFSRMVAGPMDYTPGAMNNAQKKDYKPIFDTPMSMGTRCHQLGMYVVYESPLQMLCDNPSNYKKEPECMEFLSAVPAVWDETKILNAKISDYITVARRSGTDWYIGAMTDWDSRDLEFDLSFLNEGEYKMILYRDGDNADRNAIDYKKEVQTVDSTNKLKIHLAPGGGWVARLIPMK, translated from the coding sequence ATGAATAAAAGAATACTAGGATTGTTTTGCTTTTGCTTACTGATAAGTACAGTTTTTGCAAAAGATTATAAACTGCAATCGCCTAATAAAAAAATAAGCATAAACTTATCAACTGATAGTAAATTAAGTTTCTCAGTATTTCATAATCAAACGCAACTTATTGCTCCAACGACTATTTCTATGGAGTTGGGGAATGGCATTATTTTAGGTGGAAATCCTCAGGTTATTAAAGATATTGATAAAAGCGTTAATCGAGAACTAAGACCAGTAGTTCGCGAAAAAAATGAAATTATAGTTGAAAACTACAACGAAATAAAGTTATCATTCAAACAAAATTTCAATCTGACTTTCAGAGCTTATGACAATGGAATAGCTTACCGTTTTGAAACTAAATTTCCAAATGAAATAAAGATCAAAAAGGAAACAGGAGAATTTAATTTCCCTGATAACAAGCTCGTTTATTGGCCAAGAGAGAAAAGTTTTCATTCAAACAATCAGGTTTATTATGATTTTACTTCTTTAGGTGAACTATCATCAAAAGATCTTGGATCTCTACCTGTTCTTATGACATCGGAAGATGCGCCAAGTATTCTAATAGGAGAAACTGACCTTGAAGACTATCCTGGTATGTGGTTTCATGGAGCCGAAGGGAATGCTTTAGTTTCAACATTTCCAGCTTATCCTGACAAAACAGAACAAGTAGAAGATAGAGATGTATTTGTACGAACAAGAAAAAATTACATTGCAAAAACAGAAGGAACAAGAACTTTTCCTTGGCGTTATGTTGCCATTGCTGAAAATGATGGTGATTTAATCACCAATCAATTGTCTTGGTTATTAGCTGACACTTGTGTGATTGAAGATCCAAGTTGGATTAAGCCTGGTAAAATCGCCTGGGATTGGTGGAATGCAAACAATATTTATGGGGTAGATTTTCGTGCTGGTGTAAATACAGAAACTTATAAATATTATATCGACTTTGCTGCTGACTATGGTTTGGAGTACATCATTATGGACGAAGGTTGGTATGAGCTGGGAGATTTATTAAAAATTGTACCTGAAATTGATATGGATGAATTGACATCGTACGCTAAGGAAAAAGGCGTAGGTATCATTCTTTGGGTAGTTTGGAAAACTTTAGATGATCAACTAGAAGTAGCTTTAGATAAATTTCAGGATTGGGGAATTAAAGGAATAAAAGTGGATTTCATGGATAAGGATGATCAATGGATGGTCAACTATTACCATAAAATTGCTCGTGAATCTGCTAAACGTGAACTATTAGTTGACTTTCATGGTTCGTATAAACCATCTGGCATCAGAAGAAAATACCCTAATGTATTGACACGTGAAGGTGTAAATGGAGGGGAACAGTACAAATGGAGCATGAACCAAACACCAGAACATAACTTAACAACACCCTTTTCGAGAATGGTTGCAGGTCCTATGGATTATACTCCAGGAGCAATGAATAATGCACAGAAAAAGGATTATAAGCCTATTTTTGATACACCTATGAGTATGGGAACTCGTTGTCATCAATTAGGAATGTATGTTGTTTACGAGAGCCCTTTACAGATGCTTTGCGATAATCCATCAAACTATAAGAAAGAGCCAGAATGTATGGAATTCCTTTCTGCTGTACCTGCAGTATGGGACGAAACAAAAATTTTAAATGCCAAAATATCTGACTATATAACTGTTGCAAGAAGATCAGGAACTGATTGGTATATTGGAGCAATGACAGATTGGGATTCACGTGATTTGGAATTTGATTTATCATTTTTGAATGAGGGAGAGTATAAAATGATTCTTTATCGTGATGGTGACAATGCTGATCGTAATGCAATCGACTACAAAAAGGAAGTTCAAACTGTTGATTCAACAAATAAATTAAAAATTCATCTTGCGCCAGGTGGTGGTTGGGTTGCTAGATTGATTCCTATGAAATAA
- a CDS encoding RagB/SusD family nutrient uptake outer membrane protein has protein sequence MKTNIICLATVFLMVFAGCSDDFLERTPSDQVSSATFFTQEKDLVYAVNGAYASIGFNNWGVDYGYSTDLLRIEAITDNALDHHSWNEGYRLADGTASAYDWYVESRWMERYKGIQRVNRILEGAEGVTDINADYKSRLLAEAKFLRAFFYFDLVYLFGDVPFITSSLTPEDTSPEEDAEGNKVASETTRRTDKSVVLDAIVKDLSESAIILPSSYGSDDEGRVTKGAAISLKARILLYQEKWTEAASTAKEVMDLGVYTIYPSYEKMFTYEGIGNSEVIFDLQELKEKQYNFTVKNYGPNSVGGWSSGCPMQSLVDAYECIDGELIGESGLFDPNNPYTNRDPRLTYSILYPGHDWRAGVFNSIPGATYPGKEIVTGDDLTDGTGGQWNKTGTGYNWLKYISEEDVDNGDLWNGSIHYILIRYAEVLLTYAEAKIEANEIDQSVYDAINEVRQRADVNMPVVTSGKSQTELRTIVRRERRVELAFEGLRLLDIRRWRIAETVMPGVPKGLTYTDPNSLEEVTLSWGTRSFDPGKHYLWPIPQTEIDLTHIEQNPGW, from the coding sequence ATGAAAACAAATATAATATGCTTAGCCACAGTTTTTTTGATGGTATTCGCAGGCTGTAGTGATGATTTTCTGGAGCGAACTCCCAGTGATCAGGTTTCTTCAGCAACATTCTTTACTCAAGAAAAAGATTTAGTTTATGCCGTTAATGGAGCTTACGCATCCATTGGTTTTAATAACTGGGGAGTAGATTACGGTTATTCGACAGATTTATTGCGAATTGAAGCAATTACGGATAATGCTCTTGACCATCACTCTTGGAATGAAGGTTACCGTTTGGCTGACGGAACTGCATCTGCTTATGATTGGTATGTGGAAAGCCGTTGGATGGAACGCTACAAAGGAATACAGAGAGTGAACAGAATATTGGAAGGCGCTGAAGGTGTAACGGATATAAATGCAGATTACAAATCTCGTTTATTAGCTGAAGCAAAATTTTTAAGAGCATTTTTCTATTTTGATTTGGTGTACTTGTTTGGAGATGTGCCATTTATAACTTCTAGTCTTACTCCTGAAGATACAAGTCCAGAAGAAGATGCAGAGGGCAATAAAGTTGCTTCTGAAACTACTCGACGTACCGATAAAAGTGTTGTTTTGGATGCTATCGTGAAGGATTTATCAGAATCCGCTATTATTCTACCAAGTTCATATGGTAGTGACGATGAGGGAAGAGTAACGAAAGGTGCTGCAATTTCACTGAAGGCTAGAATTCTTCTTTACCAGGAGAAATGGACAGAGGCAGCTAGTACGGCAAAGGAAGTAATGGATTTAGGAGTTTACACAATTTATCCGAGTTACGAAAAGATGTTCACGTATGAAGGAATTGGAAATTCAGAAGTGATATTTGATCTTCAGGAATTAAAAGAAAAGCAGTACAATTTTACGGTTAAAAACTATGGCCCAAATTCAGTAGGAGGATGGAGTAGTGGTTGTCCAATGCAATCTCTTGTTGATGCTTATGAATGCATAGATGGAGAGCTTATTGGTGAATCAGGTTTGTTTGATCCTAATAATCCATATACAAATCGTGATCCTAGATTAACTTATTCTATTCTTTATCCTGGCCATGACTGGAGAGCCGGAGTTTTTAATTCTATACCAGGTGCTACGTACCCAGGAAAGGAAATAGTTACTGGAGATGATTTAACTGATGGAACAGGTGGTCAATGGAATAAAACGGGTACTGGATACAATTGGTTAAAATACATTTCTGAAGAGGATGTTGATAATGGTGATTTGTGGAATGGTTCCATTCATTATATTCTGATCCGTTATGCAGAAGTGTTATTAACTTATGCAGAAGCTAAGATAGAAGCTAATGAAATTGATCAGTCGGTTTATGATGCGATTAATGAAGTGCGTCAACGGGCCGATGTTAATATGCCAGTTGTAACATCAGGTAAAAGTCAAACGGAACTGCGTACAATTGTAAGACGAGAGCGTAGAGTAGAATTAGCTTTTGAAGGATTGCGTTTACTAGATATCCGCCGATGGAGAATTGCTGAAACGGTAATGCCTGGAGTTCCAAAAGGACTTACATATACCGACCCAAATAGTTTAGAAGAGGTAACTCTTTCATGGGGAACACGTTCCTTTGATCCAGGCAAACACTATTTGTGGCCAATTCCACAAACAGAGATTGATCTGACTCACATAGAACAAAATCCTGGATGGTAA
- a CDS encoding SusC/RagA family TonB-linked outer membrane protein, with amino-acid sequence MNQNSRVLARQSSLLKKSFSWIASLCCAVFFISVTPAYASSDNGKMETTVLQTQEYNVQGNVVDKNGETLIGVNIIVKGTTTGTVTDFDGNYQIKVPKNSTLVFSFIGYLNQEIVVTDNAIINVSLLMDALGLDEVIVVGYGTQKKANLTGSVSSVKGDEMVKKPMTDARQALQGVSTGVTIVDRGGAPGDENLNINIRGIASIPDANNASKTSPLVLVDGIEMLLRDVNSNDIESISILKDAASSSIYGAKAANGVILITTKRGKVGEYKVDYNGYYGWQTPATLPELVDAEDYLNLVNEALVNAGLNAKYTDEYIRNTVAGDDPINYPYVNILDELFETAPIFNQSIRISGGNEKSRIALSLNHMDQQGMLKNVESKRFGFRLNTDFQVKDNLKIRADISFSRKNNERPYRYNSALSEMINTSPVMVLKYPNGAYGLNKDNTNALASLEVGGTNKIVKEALNMKVGADLEVLSGLTLKTDLSYKSINNRYKEFRAEYDFVDPQDTESVIQKWSPSRLVDRRLQQEELNFKALLNYNKTFGDHQLDLLAGSEITENTAYVLRGMRTNIYAENYDELNTGDAEGQTNNGYQEDWSLLSYLGRVNYSYKGKYLLEGNIRYDGSSRFAEGHKWGVFPSFSAGWRMSEENFMDRFSEIDNLKLRASWGQLGNQNIGLYRFTSTVYADYSYNFNDNEVNGYSQRYYANTDVTWETTEMIDFGFDVSLFNNKIEIVADWYQKDTKDVLLNLPISYLTGLEASETNAGQVRNTGWELAIIHRNKINDLTYSVGFNISDVKNELIDFAGNEPSISGFNILKEGESINSFYGYVSDGLFQTQDEIDQHATQPNQSDLRPGDIKLVDQNGDGEINDDDRKVIGSPIPHYTFGLNLYMEYKGFDFSAFVQGVLEAENYFYGAPNEGPSYEIFTTKRVLDRWTPENTDASFPRLQAASNKNNYLYNDFWIRDASYIRLKNLQIGYSFQKSVLEKLKLEKLRVYAGATNLFTITDVESGLDPESYDGRPSYYPPVSTYTVGVQIRF; translated from the coding sequence ATGAATCAAAACTCAAGAGTTTTAGCAAGGCAAAGTAGCCTTCTAAAGAAAAGTTTTTCATGGATTGCAAGCTTGTGTTGCGCCGTTTTTTTTATTTCGGTTACACCAGCATATGCATCTTCCGATAATGGAAAAATGGAAACAACTGTACTCCAAACTCAGGAATACAATGTACAGGGAAATGTGGTTGACAAAAATGGAGAAACTTTAATTGGTGTGAATATCATTGTTAAAGGAACTACAACAGGTACCGTTACTGATTTTGATGGAAATTATCAAATTAAGGTTCCGAAAAATTCGACCCTTGTTTTTAGCTTTATTGGTTACTTAAATCAAGAAATTGTAGTTACGGACAATGCAATAATTAATGTTAGTTTATTGATGGATGCCCTAGGACTAGACGAGGTTATAGTTGTTGGTTATGGTACTCAAAAGAAGGCAAATCTAACAGGATCAGTATCTTCTGTTAAAGGAGACGAGATGGTTAAAAAACCAATGACCGATGCTCGACAGGCTCTGCAAGGAGTTTCTACAGGTGTAACAATCGTTGATCGTGGAGGAGCTCCCGGAGACGAGAATCTTAACATCAATATTCGCGGAATTGCGAGTATTCCAGATGCCAATAATGCTTCAAAAACTTCGCCCTTAGTGTTGGTTGATGGAATTGAAATGTTATTACGAGATGTTAATTCAAATGATATCGAGAGTATATCTATATTGAAAGATGCAGCATCGTCATCTATATATGGAGCAAAAGCTGCAAATGGCGTTATTTTGATTACCACGAAAAGAGGAAAAGTAGGTGAGTATAAAGTTGATTACAATGGTTATTATGGATGGCAGACGCCCGCAACACTTCCTGAATTGGTTGATGCCGAAGATTATCTTAATCTAGTTAATGAGGCACTTGTAAATGCTGGCTTAAATGCAAAGTATACTGATGAATATATCAGAAATACAGTAGCTGGAGATGATCCAATTAACTATCCGTACGTAAATATTCTTGATGAATTATTTGAAACAGCTCCAATATTTAATCAATCAATTCGTATTAGTGGAGGAAATGAAAAGTCAAGAATTGCATTATCCTTGAATCATATGGATCAACAGGGAATGCTTAAGAATGTAGAGTCAAAAAGATTTGGATTTAGATTGAATACGGACTTTCAGGTAAAGGATAATTTAAAAATTAGAGCAGATATTTCATTTAGTCGTAAAAATAATGAAAGACCATATAGGTATAACTCCGCTTTAAGTGAAATGATTAACACCTCGCCCGTTATGGTATTAAAATATCCAAATGGTGCTTATGGTTTAAACAAGGACAATACAAATGCTCTTGCTTCACTTGAGGTCGGGGGAACAAATAAAATTGTAAAAGAGGCGCTTAACATGAAAGTTGGAGCTGATTTAGAGGTTCTTTCCGGATTAACTTTAAAAACAGACCTTTCATACAAGAGCATTAATAATCGCTATAAGGAGTTCCGAGCTGAATACGATTTTGTAGATCCGCAAGATACTGAGAGTGTTATACAGAAATGGTCGCCAAGTAGATTGGTTGATAGACGTTTGCAACAAGAGGAATTAAATTTTAAAGCTCTACTAAATTATAATAAGACGTTTGGAGATCATCAATTGGATTTATTAGCTGGTTCTGAAATTACTGAAAATACGGCCTATGTACTTAGAGGTATGAGAACAAATATATATGCTGAGAACTATGATGAGCTAAATACTGGTGATGCTGAAGGTCAAACTAATAATGGCTATCAGGAAGATTGGTCATTACTATCTTATTTGGGGAGGGTTAATTACTCCTACAAAGGGAAATATCTCTTAGAAGGTAATATTCGTTACGATGGTTCCTCAAGATTTGCAGAAGGACATAAATGGGGTGTTTTTCCTTCTTTTTCAGCTGGCTGGAGAATGAGTGAGGAGAACTTTATGGATCGCTTTAGTGAAATTGACAACCTTAAGTTGAGAGCCAGTTGGGGACAATTAGGCAATCAAAATATTGGACTTTATAGATTCACATCTACTGTGTATGCTGATTATTCATATAATTTCAATGATAATGAGGTAAATGGATATTCTCAGAGATATTATGCAAATACAGATGTAACCTGGGAAACTACTGAGATGATTGATTTTGGTTTTGATGTAAGTTTATTCAACAACAAAATTGAAATTGTAGCTGATTGGTATCAAAAAGACACAAAAGATGTGCTCCTGAATTTACCAATTTCTTATTTAACAGGTTTAGAAGCGTCTGAAACAAATGCAGGACAGGTTCGAAATACTGGATGGGAATTAGCGATTATTCATCGAAATAAGATTAATGATTTGACTTACTCAGTTGGTTTTAATATCTCCGATGTAAAAAATGAATTGATCGATTTTGCTGGGAATGAACCATCAATAAGTGGTTTTAATATTTTAAAAGAGGGAGAGTCGATTAATTCTTTCTATGGATATGTATCTGATGGTTTATTTCAAACTCAGGATGAAATTGATCAACATGCAACTCAACCAAATCAATCCGATTTAAGACCTGGAGATATCAAGTTGGTTGATCAAAATGGAGATGGTGAAATAAATGATGATGATCGAAAAGTGATTGGTTCTCCTATTCCTCACTATACCTTTGGTTTAAATTTGTATATGGAATACAAAGGCTTCGATTTTAGTGCTTTTGTGCAAGGTGTTTTAGAAGCTGAGAATTACTTCTATGGAGCACCAAATGAAGGTCCATCATATGAAATATTCACAACCAAAAGAGTTTTAGATCGTTGGACACCTGAAAATACTGATGCATCTTTTCCACGATTACAGGCTGCTTCGAACAAAAACAACTACTTGTATAATGATTTTTGGATAAGAGATGCTTCATATATTAGACTCAAAAACCTACAAATAGGTTATTCTTTTCAAAAATCAGTTCTCGAAAAATTAAAACTTGAGAAGCTTAGAGTTTATGCTGGAGCGACAAACCTTTTTACCATTACAGATGTTGAATCTGGACTTGATCCGGAATCTTATGACGGTAGACCAAGTTACTATCCTCCGGTTTCAACCTACACGGTTGGAGTACAAATTCGTTTTTAA
- a CDS encoding helix-turn-helix domain-containing protein translates to MRGRILVCSVVFLLIFSSKLQGIQYFQKLAKFTTEHGIPNNTVLSLFQDSSGLMWIGTLEGLSSYNGAEFVSYPMSDSIVGHAIHFIDQINVNQLLLGTNKGNYIFIISERRFVKINLPQKVYSSITTLFRIRNKLYIGSESGIFEYDENKQTGIQKSNKATICKQLSPNGQLFLGTKANGIWEVNLKSDTLLLVRSFPKLKDEKLISIEYQEDGTPVFLTDKGLWISGKEEIRMEESGFFTSLSISQNDEIVIGTNNEFIKQVQFANGIYSLKNYIIGENEIFNDYYDSQINVLFSDYSGAIWMGTNRAGLNRIDRKKLTYKKYGNCDQKQNCVAGYINGLTQGDDGQIWIGTSGKGLYLLNQEKVELEPIPILQGNMNDLFIEAILQFKNKLYIGTRHMGIITANYPYVSSKKVEASGQLFSAEAGLNKNDYIYALKQFNGKLYICSNKGSFVCSGEADDLVRLDSMSCMDIEVDSLNNMWVLSLNMELYYNLNKYELGTEVSDFYIEDSKEIWVTTSKGLALIQIDGTKPVFFNPPDKVIEFTSIEKDKDGQFWLGSRMGMYRFDSQNKLFASYQIPGGSKANSFNHGKLIYSQLGELYFGSNDGVVSILPNSNSYLSESLYKVEQGTKGTESVFKVYSYSFNHHDENGVAYRFSHPDSTWNYISGNQSTLDFSHFRKGSYQLDITTINSDGIVSPEYASFQFKMKRSYNGSLILWLVFAFISGVIILLYWRSKNAVTSFIVEDEEPFVIETPVDIIYNGWMRSDFMQKAIVLIENNLSNSSYGVNELYAGIQMSKSNFYRKLKTNTELSPNELIRFVRLKKSTQLLIEAKLSVNEIAYDMGFNSPSYFTRCFKQQFGISPSEYKSYYESLCCIPEPVQ, encoded by the coding sequence ATGCGAGGAAGGATTTTAGTTTGCAGTGTTGTTTTTCTTTTAATATTCAGCTCGAAGCTGCAGGGAATTCAGTATTTTCAAAAACTAGCTAAGTTCACCACAGAACATGGTATTCCTAATAATACAGTTTTATCTTTATTTCAGGATTCTTCAGGTTTAATGTGGATAGGTACTTTGGAGGGCTTAAGTAGTTATAACGGTGCGGAGTTTGTCAGTTATCCAATGTCAGACTCTATTGTAGGACATGCCATTCACTTTATTGACCAAATTAATGTAAATCAACTTCTATTGGGAACTAATAAGGGAAATTATATTTTCATTATTTCTGAAAGAAGATTTGTGAAAATTAATTTGCCTCAAAAGGTTTATTCTTCGATAACCACTCTTTTTCGAATTAGAAACAAATTATATATCGGAAGTGAATCTGGAATATTCGAGTATGATGAAAACAAACAAACTGGAATACAAAAATCAAATAAAGCAACTATATGTAAACAGTTATCACCAAATGGGCAGCTGTTCTTGGGGACAAAGGCGAATGGTATATGGGAAGTAAACTTAAAATCAGATACATTACTATTGGTTCGTTCTTTTCCAAAGCTTAAAGATGAAAAATTGATATCTATTGAATATCAGGAGGATGGAACACCTGTGTTTTTAACAGATAAAGGTCTTTGGATTTCTGGTAAAGAGGAAATAAGAATGGAGGAATCTGGTTTCTTTACATCTTTGAGCATTTCGCAAAATGACGAGATTGTAATAGGAACAAATAATGAATTCATTAAACAGGTACAGTTTGCTAATGGGATTTATAGCTTAAAGAATTACATTATCGGGGAAAATGAAATATTTAATGATTATTACGATTCTCAAATAAATGTACTTTTTAGTGATTATTCCGGGGCTATTTGGATGGGGACAAATAGAGCTGGATTAAATAGAATTGATCGCAAAAAACTGACATATAAAAAATATGGAAATTGTGATCAGAAACAAAATTGTGTCGCCGGTTATATAAATGGTTTAACCCAAGGGGATGATGGTCAGATATGGATTGGAACCTCTGGTAAAGGCTTGTACTTGCTTAATCAGGAAAAAGTAGAGTTAGAGCCGATTCCTATTTTACAGGGGAATATGAATGATTTATTTATTGAAGCCATTTTGCAGTTCAAGAACAAACTGTATATTGGAACCAGACATATGGGTATTATTACGGCTAATTACCCATATGTAAGTTCGAAAAAAGTTGAAGCATCAGGTCAATTGTTTTCTGCTGAAGCAGGATTGAATAAAAATGACTATATCTATGCACTTAAGCAGTTTAATGGGAAACTTTATATTTGTTCAAATAAAGGAAGTTTTGTTTGTTCGGGCGAAGCAGATGATTTAGTAAGACTGGATAGTATGTCTTGCATGGATATAGAAGTGGATTCCTTAAATAATATGTGGGTTTTATCTTTAAATATGGAACTGTACTATAATTTGAATAAATATGAACTAGGTACAGAAGTTTCGGATTTCTATATAGAAGATAGTAAAGAAATATGGGTTACCACATCAAAAGGACTCGCATTAATTCAGATTGATGGAACCAAACCTGTTTTTTTTAATCCCCCTGATAAGGTAATTGAATTTACTTCTATCGAAAAGGATAAGGATGGGCAATTTTGGTTGGGATCAAGAATGGGGATGTATCGGTTTGATTCCCAAAACAAATTGTTTGCAAGTTACCAGATACCAGGTGGTTCAAAAGCGAATAGTTTTAATCATGGGAAATTGATTTATAGTCAGTTGGGTGAGTTGTATTTCGGAAGTAATGATGGGGTTGTTTCTATTCTTCCAAATTCAAATAGCTATTTATCAGAATCTTTGTATAAAGTAGAACAAGGTACAAAAGGGACAGAATCTGTTTTTAAGGTTTATAGCTATTCTTTTAATCATCATGATGAAAATGGGGTAGCTTATAGATTCTCTCATCCTGATTCTACATGGAACTATATTTCTGGAAATCAATCAACTCTTGATTTTTCTCATTTTAGAAAAGGATCTTACCAACTTGATATTACTACTATAAATTCAGATGGAATAGTAAGTCCGGAATATGCCTCATTCCAATTTAAGATGAAGCGTAGTTATAATGGCTCACTGATATTGTGGCTTGTTTTTGCTTTTATTTCAGGCGTAATTATTTTACTCTATTGGAGATCAAAGAATGCTGTTACATCATTTATTGTTGAAGATGAAGAACCTTTCGTAATAGAGACACCAGTAGATATTATTTACAATGGGTGGATGAGAAGTGATTTTATGCAAAAAGCAATTGTTTTGATTGAAAACAACCTCTCTAATAGTTCCTATGGTGTAAATGAACTTTATGCTGGAATTCAAATGAGCAAATCAAACTTTTACCGTAAACTAAAAACCAATACAGAATTATCTCCGAATGAATTAATTCGTTTTGTGAGACTTAAAAAATCAACCCAATTATTAATTGAAGCAAAATTAAGCGTGAACGAAATTGCTTATGATATGGGTTTCAATTCACCTTCCTATTTTACCCGTTGTTTCAAACAACAATTTGGAATTTCCCCATCGGAATACAAAAGTTATTACGAAAGTCTTTGTTGCATTCCAGAACCAGTACAGTAA
- a CDS encoding alpha/beta hydrolase fold domain-containing protein has protein sequence MKFRINRIEILLLLIVFPFQGCQHKEKQDEKDKKQKTYTVLGLGDSITEGKGEKQSYLFPLWEKLFSAGYRTEFIGPNVHKCRIGSIMNAGFSGENVEYLNAHIDSIYTKYPADIVLLHAGHNHLAEELPIPGIITMHKSIIAKIFAINPEVKILVSQVIQSGKLPKYSYIPELNEKIALMVQQLSNEGYPLTLVNQAEGFNWKEDCLPDKVHPNIKGAKKMANKWFDALEAVLEKPLQSFNPEEVVYKRIDSTELKLHIFNSYPSDTEKKKACIVYFFGGGWNVGTPLQFYRECAYFASKGMVSISVDYRIKQEHGTSVFESVRDAKSAIRWIRGNADNYNIDTARIVAAGASAGGHLAAATGTLSQFDEVGEDLSISSKPNLLLLYYPVVDNGPGGYGSKEMKKRCEEISPMYNIDSETPPTLIIVGTNDPLVSVKQAELYQEKMTNAGVSCELKLYEKAGHPIFYYRKGVSNYYYKILEDSESFLEKHEFL, from the coding sequence ATGAAATTTAGAATTAATAGAATAGAAATATTATTGTTGCTAATAGTTTTTCCTTTTCAAGGCTGTCAACACAAAGAAAAACAAGATGAAAAAGACAAAAAGCAAAAAACGTATACCGTCCTAGGTTTAGGAGATTCTATTACGGAAGGGAAAGGTGAAAAACAAAGTTATCTTTTTCCTCTTTGGGAGAAACTTTTTTCGGCAGGTTATAGGACTGAATTTATAGGTCCTAATGTGCATAAGTGCCGAATAGGAAGCATTATGAATGCTGGTTTTAGTGGGGAAAATGTAGAATACCTGAATGCACACATTGATAGTATTTATACAAAGTATCCTGCTGATATCGTTTTATTGCATGCAGGGCATAATCATCTTGCAGAAGAGCTCCCTATCCCTGGTATCATTACCATGCATAAATCAATCATAGCAAAAATTTTTGCCATTAATCCAGAGGTGAAGATTTTGGTGTCACAAGTTATTCAAAGTGGTAAGTTGCCTAAATATTCCTATATACCAGAATTAAATGAAAAAATAGCACTGATGGTACAACAGCTATCTAATGAAGGTTATCCACTAACCTTGGTTAATCAGGCTGAAGGGTTTAATTGGAAAGAAGACTGTTTACCAGACAAAGTACATCCAAACATAAAAGGGGCAAAAAAAATGGCCAATAAGTGGTTCGATGCCCTTGAGGCTGTTTTAGAAAAACCTTTACAATCATTCAATCCAGAAGAAGTTGTTTATAAGAGAATAGATTCAACTGAATTAAAACTACATATTTTTAACTCATACCCATCTGATACAGAAAAGAAGAAGGCATGCATTGTTTATTTTTTTGGTGGTGGATGGAATGTGGGTACACCTCTTCAGTTTTATAGGGAGTGTGCTTACTTTGCATCGAAGGGAATGGTTTCCATTAGTGTCGATTATAGGATAAAACAGGAGCATGGCACAAGTGTTTTTGAGAGTGTTCGTGATGCCAAATCTGCCATCCGCTGGATAAGGGGAAATGCAGATAATTACAACATTGATACAGCTAGAATTGTTGCTGCTGGAGCATCAGCGGGTGGGCATTTAGCTGCAGCAACGGGAACGCTTAGTCAGTTTGATGAAGTTGGCGAAGATCTATCTATTAGCTCAAAACCTAACCTTTTATTACTCTACTATCCAGTTGTTGATAACGGACCTGGTGGTTATGGGTCTAAAGAGATGAAGAAGAGGTGTGAAGAAATTTCACCCATGTATAATATTGACTCGGAAACACCACCAACTTTAATAATAGTGGGAACCAATGATCCTTTGGTCTCTGTTAAGCAAGCTGAGTTATATCAAGAAAAAATGACAAATGCAGGGGTATCATGTGAGTTGAAATTATATGAGAAAGCAGGTCATCCAATATTTTATTACCGTAAAGGAGTGTCAAACTATTACTACAAAATATTAGAAGATTCTGAGTCATTCTTAGAAAAGCACGAATTTCTTTAA